From a single Rubrobacter calidifluminis genomic region:
- a CDS encoding UbiA family prenyltransferase: protein MNLRTKLLAHLEMMRPYTMFHAGMLGFASALFLSGGGAPWWRVTLCFIVPTLGWIAGLYAGDYYDRDLDAIAKPHRPVPSGRVSPREAFSFMVFYILLGYALALVLSPVSFAIAVVTTVSGIAYSKTFKKMAILGNFDRGLLAALTILFSGAAVDALSGGGWAVAALLGLFFFHDSSSNLVGAIRDLEGDRRAGYRTVPVVYGVAGSVWISAALALVWVVIALLLFSYYHHSSVALGLFAVSFCIACAVFVLLLLNRHHLTRPQALAAHKAMVIERVILSGAIAAVHGPAPIVIGVLVFVIAATELSQIALRNRYEFGAKKGE from the coding sequence ATGAACCTCCGCACCAAGCTGCTTGCGCACCTGGAGATGATGCGTCCCTACACGATGTTCCACGCCGGGATGCTCGGTTTCGCCTCGGCGCTCTTCCTCTCCGGCGGGGGGGCGCCCTGGTGGCGCGTCACCCTCTGCTTCATCGTGCCCACCCTCGGCTGGATCGCCGGGCTTTACGCCGGCGACTACTACGACCGCGACCTCGACGCCATCGCCAAGCCCCACCGGCCTGTCCCTTCCGGCCGGGTCTCGCCGCGCGAGGCGTTCTCTTTCATGGTCTTCTACATCCTGCTCGGCTACGCCCTGGCGCTGGTGTTGAGCCCCGTCTCCTTCGCCATAGCCGTCGTGACCACCGTCTCCGGGATAGCCTACTCCAAGACATTCAAGAAGATGGCCATCCTGGGCAACTTCGACCGGGGGCTCCTCGCCGCGCTCACCATACTCTTCTCCGGGGCGGCGGTGGATGCCCTCTCCGGGGGTGGATGGGCGGTCGCGGCCCTCCTCGGTCTCTTCTTCTTCCACGACTCCTCCTCCAACCTCGTCGGCGCGATAAGGGACCTCGAGGGTGACAGGCGGGCCGGATACCGGACGGTGCCGGTCGTCTACGGTGTCGCGGGCTCCGTCTGGATCTCCGCGGCGCTCGCGCTGGTGTGGGTGGTCATCGCCCTCCTGCTCTTCTCCTACTACCACCACAGCAGCGTGGCCCTGGGGCTCTTCGCCGTCTCGTTCTGCATCGCCTGCGCCGTCTTCGTCCTGCTCCTGCTCAACCGCCACCACCTCACGCGTCCCCAGGCGCTCGCGGCGCACAAGGCGATGGTCATCGAGCGCGTGATCCTCAGCGGCGCCATCGCCGCCGTCCATGGACCGGCCCCGATCGTCATCGGGGTGCTCGTGTTCGTCATCGCCGCGACCGAACTCTCTCAGATAGCGCTTCGCAACCGCTACGAGTTCGGGGCTAAGAAGGGGGAATGA
- a CDS encoding adenine phosphoribosyltransferase, with protein MSTLTLRELERRIRTVPDFPRPGISFKDITPLIEDGEALHAAVDALAEATEPYEYDRILSAEARGFVFGTALSYRARKGLILARKPNKLPRRTISASYDLEYGTDSLEAHADSIPPGTRVLVADDLLATGGTARAMCELVENAGGIVAACAFLIELRFLEGRSRLAPYPVVSLISYDEP; from the coding sequence TTGAGTACGCTTACGTTGCGGGAGCTGGAGCGCAGGATAAGGACGGTCCCCGACTTCCCGCGCCCCGGCATCTCCTTCAAGGATATAACCCCCCTGATCGAGGACGGAGAGGCCCTGCACGCCGCCGTGGACGCGCTTGCGGAGGCCACAGAACCCTACGAATATGACAGGATCCTCTCCGCGGAGGCCCGGGGCTTCGTCTTCGGCACCGCCCTCTCCTACCGCGCGAGGAAGGGCCTGATACTTGCCCGCAAGCCGAACAAGCTCCCTCGCCGGACCATCTCGGCCTCCTACGATCTTGAGTACGGTACCGACTCGCTCGAGGCCCACGCCGACTCCATACCCCCGGGGACCCGCGTCCTCGTCGCCGACGACCTCCTCGCCACCGGCGGCACAGCCCGCGCCATGTGCGAGCTGGTCGAAAACGCAGGCGGGATCGTCGCCGCCTGCGCCTTCCTAATCGAACTTCGCTTCCTCGAGGGCCGCAGCCGCCTCGCTCCATACCCCGTGGTCTCGCTGATCTCCTACGATGAACCCTGA
- a CDS encoding lysophospholipid acyltransferase family protein: protein MSGRYRLLRRVVVAAARLAVGFECEWEERTPESGPLIVAANHTRYLDPLFVCMAVPRRIQWMAKKEIFVFPFRRFFRFVGAFPVDRQGGGHNALRAGLRLLGEGWALGIFPEGTHRTEGVSREAKSGAIMLAARSGAKILPVYLGPVPGPIARLRGARFRTYVGEPISVPRDLKGREAYRKAADELLREIYRLPEAGKKGEWR from the coding sequence ATGTCGGGCAGGTACCGCCTGCTCCGGAGGGTGGTGGTCGCGGCTGCCCGGCTGGCCGTGGGGTTCGAGTGCGAGTGGGAGGAGCGGACGCCGGAGAGCGGGCCGCTCATCGTCGCTGCGAACCACACCAGGTACCTGGATCCTCTCTTCGTCTGCATGGCCGTTCCCCGGCGCATACAGTGGATGGCCAAGAAGGAGATCTTCGTCTTCCCCTTCCGTAGGTTCTTCCGGTTCGTGGGCGCTTTCCCCGTGGACCGGCAGGGTGGCGGGCACAACGCGCTGCGTGCCGGTCTCAGGCTGCTCGGGGAGGGGTGGGCGCTGGGTATCTTCCCCGAAGGCACCCACCGCACCGAGGGCGTCTCGCGCGAAGCCAAGAGCGGGGCCATCATGCTCGCGGCACGCAGCGGGGCGAAGATCCTGCCGGTGTATCTGGGGCCGGTGCCCGGTCCGATCGCGCGGCTGCGGGGCGCGAGGTTTCGCACCTACGTCGGAGAGCCGATCAGCGTACCGCGGGATCTCAAGGGGCGCGAGGCCTACCGGAAGGCCGCAGATGAGTTGTTGCGTGAGATCTACCGGCTCCCCGAGGCGGGAAAGAAGGGGGAGTGGCGTTGA
- a CDS encoding polyprenyl synthetase family protein, producing the protein MRAGGAWVYEESGGSGAVLSHEALLEEYLQGIRFSSERRLGDLVRAMRLPLLADGEGRVYGLACMEAACDLGLEAKEVLPAAGAVEFAHIISMIHDALPALGRVVPELESYLEDVDQATAILAGDGFWGEALGLLTREQRGAPERVLRAVQELALATGTGGMVGGQSVGLRGVAERPEDVYRLKWGALFRASARMGAALAGGTERELDALGRCAWYAGVCQRISLELDGLIPTEERVFTGMLGRDGALELSGEARRSALAALEDSGIEARGMRGFLEYVVGVPRRKEG; encoded by the coding sequence TTGAGAGCGGGAGGAGCCTGGGTCTACGAGGAGAGCGGAGGCTCCGGTGCGGTCCTTTCACACGAAGCGTTACTCGAGGAATACCTCCAGGGAATAAGGTTTTCATCCGAACGGAGGCTCGGCGACCTCGTCAGGGCGATGAGGCTGCCGCTGCTCGCGGACGGGGAGGGTCGGGTGTACGGTCTTGCGTGCATGGAGGCCGCGTGCGACCTGGGGCTCGAGGCAAAGGAGGTGCTGCCGGCGGCCGGCGCGGTGGAGTTCGCGCACATCATCTCGATGATCCACGACGCGCTACCGGCTCTTGGGAGGGTGGTACCTGAGCTCGAGTCGTACCTGGAGGATGTGGATCAGGCGACGGCCATCCTCGCCGGGGACGGGTTCTGGGGAGAGGCCCTCGGGCTCCTCACCAGAGAACAGCGGGGAGCGCCGGAGCGGGTGCTGAGGGCGGTGCAGGAGCTTGCCCTCGCGACCGGCACCGGGGGTATGGTCGGCGGCCAGTCGGTCGGGCTCAGAGGGGTGGCGGAGCGTCCCGAGGATGTCTACCGACTGAAGTGGGGGGCTCTCTTCCGGGCGTCGGCCAGGATGGGAGCGGCGCTGGCCGGGGGGACGGAGAGGGAGCTGGACGCCCTCGGAAGGTGCGCCTGGTACGCAGGGGTCTGCCAGAGGATCTCGCTCGAGCTCGACGGTCTAATCCCGACCGAAGAGAGGGTGTTCACCGGGATGCTGGGCAGAGATGGGGCACTGGAGCTCTCCGGGGAGGCCCGGAGGTCCGCCCTCGCGGCGCTGGAGGATTCGGGCATCGAGGCGCGGGGGATGAGGGGGTTCCTGGAGTACGTGGTCGGGGTGCCGAGGAGGAAGGAGGGATGA
- a CDS encoding tyrosine-type recombinase/integrase: MNPESSLPARHTSPPPERQRLVDLFLDTLSSPQTKKTYNTEIRLFLEFVEGELGLASVAELSAEDVSLYRRRLLEVYPAVTAAKKLTVVRRFLTFAYMAGMTRLNPETVKFFAKSPRVVHDPSYNVLTQSELSRMLQAARRCNLRDYVMLAVMASCGLREAEVVGLKIGDFREVVDGQVFVRVEGKGGKVRNVPASPELWALVQRYVLSSGRSFVSQSDARKPLFPSRKGRDKPLTTRAVRYMVKKYAREAGITKAISPHSIRHTVGTNMAMNEAPLLVIQQFLGHSDPKTTLRYIRRAEELTARAYRYNTLPPL; this comes from the coding sequence ATGAACCCTGAAAGCAGCCTCCCCGCCCGGCACACATCCCCCCCGCCCGAACGCCAGCGGCTCGTCGACCTCTTCCTCGATACCCTCTCCAGCCCTCAGACGAAAAAAACTTATAATACAGAGATCCGGCTCTTCCTCGAGTTCGTCGAAGGGGAGCTCGGCCTGGCTTCCGTCGCCGAGCTGAGTGCGGAGGACGTCTCCCTCTACAGGAGGCGGCTGCTCGAGGTGTACCCGGCGGTGACGGCGGCGAAGAAGCTCACGGTGGTGCGCAGGTTTCTGACGTTCGCGTACATGGCCGGGATGACGAGGCTGAACCCCGAGACCGTCAAGTTCTTCGCCAAGAGCCCCCGGGTGGTTCACGACCCGTCCTACAACGTGCTCACCCAGAGCGAACTCTCGCGCATGCTCCAGGCCGCCCGCCGGTGCAACCTGCGCGACTACGTGATGCTTGCGGTGATGGCCTCCTGCGGGCTCAGGGAAGCTGAGGTCGTGGGGCTGAAGATAGGGGACTTCCGGGAGGTGGTCGACGGCCAGGTCTTCGTGCGGGTCGAAGGTAAGGGGGGTAAGGTGCGCAACGTGCCCGCCTCCCCGGAGCTGTGGGCGCTCGTGCAGCGCTACGTGCTCTCGAGCGGAAGGAGCTTCGTCTCGCAGTCGGATGCCAGAAAGCCGCTCTTCCCCTCGAGAAAAGGCAGGGACAAGCCGCTCACGACCCGCGCGGTGCGCTACATGGTGAAGAAGTACGCGAGGGAGGCCGGGATCACGAAGGCCATCTCTCCGCATTCGATACGTCATACGGTGGGGACGAACATGGCGATGAACGAGGCTCCGCTGCTCGTCATACAGCAGTTTCTCGGGCACTCGGACCCGAAGACGACCCTGCGTTACATAAGGCGTGCCGAGGAACTCACCGCGAGGGCGTACAGGTACAACACCCTACCACCGCTGTAG
- a CDS encoding sugar phosphate nucleotidyltransferase encodes MKAVIMAGGQGTRLRPLTSNQPKPMIPIANVPCMEHIVNLLKRHGFTDIVVTLQFMPDEIRDYFGDGSRWGVDISYSVEDVPAGTAGSVKMAERKLDLRGERFLVISGDALTDADLSALVSFHEEKGSEATMVLKSVENPLDFGIVITEEDGRISRFLEKPAWGQVFSDTVNTGIYLLEASVMDEIPDPEKEGEYDFSKELFPKMLEEGRKLYGYVTDDYWEDIGTLEQYASAQRDVLDGKVKGVRPPGTRLKGNVYIGSRAQVDEEQLEGPVVIGENARVDEGARISPYSVIGDNVVISSGAVIERSIIAEGTYVGEGAELKDTLVGRSSYIQARARILERSALGDDVIVGEGATIAPEVKIYPHKTVESGANVTHSLIYETMGLRTIFKGGIVSGKFNVDLTPEFVVRLASSFGTTLDPGAVVTLGRDASLAAQACKRAMTAALLATGVNVRDLRAAHAGVVRHDVLAGKSSAGAHVRSGEDPDDVEILFFSSDGTPMGESEQRGIEKVFVREEYRRAFDGDIGELIYPGRAVEQYVERLERATDRGRTSGSTIVVDFSGGVAGLVSNRVFSRLGVNAVVISGFVNANVVGSVARPNLEESLERVGNMVPTVGAAFGCVVEPSGEAVWFVDDQGEPVPPDVMLACLIVALEPNLVVLPVNLSSEYTRLVEESGGRVILSRTGLGNVALTAAEHHADLAGTEDGHYIFPSFLPASDCFMTLSRALEAFRERPLSSVRQRFGESFGRVVRERLECPWSAKGRVMRGLAERFGGDPDAILTDGVRLSLDGGWVLMLPDPDNPLFYVYAEVEDGGRPQHLMQEYVELVRNLIQSE; translated from the coding sequence GTGAAGGCCGTGATAATGGCCGGCGGGCAGGGAACCCGTCTGCGGCCGCTGACGAGCAACCAGCCCAAACCCATGATCCCGATAGCCAACGTGCCGTGCATGGAGCACATCGTCAACCTGCTCAAGCGGCACGGTTTCACGGACATCGTGGTCACGCTGCAGTTCATGCCGGACGAGATAAGGGACTACTTCGGCGACGGATCGCGGTGGGGGGTCGACATCTCCTACTCGGTCGAGGACGTGCCGGCCGGGACGGCCGGTTCGGTGAAGATGGCCGAGCGCAAGCTTGACCTCAGGGGGGAGCGTTTCCTGGTCATAAGCGGGGACGCCCTCACCGACGCCGACCTCAGCGCGCTCGTCTCCTTCCACGAAGAGAAGGGCTCGGAGGCGACGATGGTCCTCAAGAGCGTCGAGAACCCGCTCGACTTCGGGATCGTGATAACCGAGGAGGACGGGCGCATCTCGCGCTTTCTGGAGAAGCCGGCCTGGGGGCAGGTTTTCTCGGATACGGTCAACACCGGCATCTACCTGCTCGAGGCCTCGGTGATGGACGAGATCCCGGACCCGGAGAAGGAGGGGGAGTACGACTTCTCCAAGGAGCTCTTCCCGAAGATGCTCGAGGAGGGAAGAAAGCTCTACGGCTACGTCACCGACGATTACTGGGAGGACATCGGCACCCTCGAGCAGTACGCCTCCGCCCAGCGCGACGTCCTCGACGGGAAGGTGAAGGGCGTCAGGCCGCCGGGCACCAGGCTCAAGGGCAACGTGTACATCGGCAGCAGGGCGCAGGTCGACGAGGAGCAGCTCGAAGGCCCGGTCGTCATCGGCGAGAACGCCCGCGTCGACGAGGGCGCCAGGATCAGCCCCTACTCGGTGATCGGGGACAACGTCGTCATCTCCTCCGGCGCGGTGATAGAGCGTTCGATCATCGCCGAAGGAACCTACGTCGGCGAGGGGGCCGAGCTGAAGGACACTCTGGTCGGGCGCTCGTCGTACATCCAGGCCCGGGCGCGCATCCTGGAGCGCAGCGCGCTCGGCGACGACGTCATCGTCGGGGAGGGGGCCACCATCGCCCCGGAGGTCAAGATCTACCCGCACAAGACCGTCGAGAGCGGGGCGAACGTCACCCACAGCCTCATCTACGAGACGATGGGGTTGCGCACGATCTTCAAGGGCGGGATCGTCTCGGGCAAGTTCAACGTGGACCTCACCCCCGAGTTCGTCGTCAGGCTCGCCTCTTCCTTCGGTACGACCCTCGACCCCGGGGCTGTGGTGACCCTGGGGCGGGACGCCTCTCTCGCCGCCCAGGCCTGCAAGCGGGCGATGACCGCGGCGCTGCTCGCCACCGGGGTCAACGTGCGCGATCTGCGGGCGGCGCATGCCGGGGTGGTGCGCCACGACGTCCTGGCGGGCAAATCCTCGGCGGGGGCGCACGTACGCTCGGGGGAAGACCCGGACGACGTGGAGATCCTGTTCTTCTCCTCGGACGGTACCCCGATGGGCGAGTCCGAGCAGCGCGGCATCGAGAAGGTCTTCGTGCGCGAGGAGTACCGCCGGGCCTTCGACGGGGACATAGGGGAGCTGATCTACCCCGGCCGCGCCGTCGAGCAGTACGTCGAGCGCCTGGAGCGGGCCACCGACCGTGGCAGGACCTCCGGCTCCACGATCGTAGTGGATTTCTCCGGCGGGGTCGCCGGCCTCGTCTCCAACCGGGTCTTCTCCCGACTGGGCGTGAACGCGGTCGTGATCTCCGGGTTCGTCAACGCGAACGTCGTGGGGAGTGTGGCCCGTCCGAACCTCGAGGAGAGCCTGGAGCGGGTGGGGAACATGGTCCCCACGGTCGGGGCGGCCTTCGGATGCGTCGTCGAGCCCTCCGGAGAGGCCGTCTGGTTCGTCGACGATCAGGGGGAGCCCGTACCCCCCGACGTGATGCTCGCCTGCCTCATCGTGGCTCTGGAGCCGAACCTAGTCGTGCTGCCGGTCAACCTGAGCAGCGAGTACACCCGCCTGGTCGAGGAGTCCGGTGGGAGGGTCATCCTCAGCCGCACGGGGCTCGGCAACGTCGCGCTCACCGCGGCCGAGCACCACGCGGACCTCGCCGGAACCGAGGATGGACATTACATCTTCCCCTCCTTCCTGCCGGCCTCCGACTGCTTCATGACCCTCTCCCGGGCGCTCGAGGCTTTCCGGGAGAGGCCGCTCTCCTCGGTGCGCCAGAGGTTCGGGGAGAGCTTCGGGCGGGTGGTGCGCGAGCGGCTCGAGTGCCCCTGGTCCGCGAAGGGCCGTGTGATGAGGGGTCTCGCCGAGCGCTTCGGGGGGGACCCCGACGCCATCCTCACCGACGGGGTGCGATTGAGCCTCGACGGCGGGTGGGTGCTCATGCTCCCCGACCCGGACAACCCGCTCTTCTACGTCTACGCGGAGGTCGAGGACGGCGGGAGGCCCCAGCATCTGATGCAGGAGTACGTGGAGCTCGTGCGGAACCTCATCCAGAGTGAGTGA
- a CDS encoding FHA domain-containing protein, which translates to MSRCPNCGADVSPQMKFCGECGVPLTEGYATVSYSPSFADYEDEISRPVPGGGSEALLIELDQVEGTAGRRMHDIRGERVTVGRSPSSDIFLDDVTVSRRHAEIRRNDHGFSIKDVGSLNGTYVNRVRVDEVDLRNGDEIQVGKYRFKFVSS; encoded by the coding sequence TTGAGCAGGTGTCCCAACTGTGGAGCGGATGTCTCGCCGCAGATGAAGTTCTGTGGCGAGTGCGGGGTGCCGCTGACCGAGGGCTACGCGACGGTCTCCTACTCTCCCAGCTTCGCCGACTATGAGGACGAGATCTCCCGCCCGGTCCCCGGGGGAGGAAGCGAGGCCCTGCTCATAGAGCTCGACCAGGTGGAGGGGACCGCCGGGCGCCGGATGCACGACATCCGCGGGGAGCGGGTGACGGTGGGGCGCAGCCCGAGCAGCGATATCTTCCTCGATGACGTCACGGTCTCCCGGCGCCACGCCGAGATACGGCGCAACGATCACGGTTTCTCGATAAAAGATGTCGGATCGCTCAATGGGACCTACGTCAACCGGGTGCGGGTGGATGAAGTCGACCTGCGCAACGGGGATGAGATACAGGTGGGCAAGTACCGCTTCAAGTTCGTCTCGTCGTAG
- the der gene encoding ribosome biogenesis GTPase Der, whose amino-acid sequence MSSHLPVVAVVGAPNVGKSTLVNRILGRRQAVVAEEPGTTRDRTYARAEWAGREFVLVDTGGMEPYGADGLQALVTLQSRIAAEEADVVIHLTDSRTGVTEADAVIARELRRMGSTVVLAVNKLDDPQNDADRYGFYSLGEGEPHPISALHGIGVGDLLDVVVGLFPEAVGEEEAEHPRLAIVGRPNVGKSTLLNSLLGSERAVVSEVPGTTTDVVAGTLEVDGQTFSVLDTAGVARNARRARGVQYYSALRSAEAIRRSEVSLLLVDAVEGLVSGDLQIARQIQEAGRAFGVLVNKRDLVPQERIKEIERTLEVRMTDLKPPVRALSALEGSGLEGVYELALGLHRAYGLRVPTHEVAEFVRELTAKNPPPRRVKVRFALQTGERPPEFTLFATRPKDIPDSYVRYLKNAFRERYGLWGVGFRLRLRSSR is encoded by the coding sequence TTGAGCAGCCACCTTCCGGTCGTGGCCGTGGTCGGGGCTCCCAACGTGGGCAAGAGCACCCTGGTGAACCGCATCCTCGGGCGCAGGCAGGCGGTGGTGGCAGAAGAGCCCGGCACCACGCGCGACCGCACCTACGCGAGAGCCGAGTGGGCCGGCAGGGAGTTCGTGCTCGTCGACACCGGAGGAATGGAACCCTACGGGGCGGATGGTCTGCAGGCGCTCGTGACGCTGCAGAGCAGGATCGCGGCCGAAGAGGCCGATGTGGTCATACACCTGACCGACTCGCGCACCGGGGTGACGGAGGCCGATGCGGTGATCGCGAGGGAGCTGCGCCGGATGGGATCTACGGTCGTGCTCGCCGTAAACAAGCTCGACGACCCGCAGAACGACGCCGATCGCTACGGGTTCTACTCTCTGGGGGAGGGGGAGCCGCATCCGATCTCCGCGCTGCACGGCATAGGGGTGGGGGACCTGCTCGATGTCGTGGTCGGGCTGTTCCCCGAGGCTGTCGGCGAAGAGGAGGCCGAACATCCGCGTCTCGCGATCGTGGGCCGTCCCAACGTCGGGAAGAGTACGCTGCTGAACAGCCTGCTCGGCTCCGAGCGGGCCGTCGTCTCCGAGGTGCCCGGTACGACGACCGACGTCGTGGCGGGGACGCTGGAGGTCGACGGGCAGACCTTCTCGGTGCTGGACACCGCGGGGGTGGCCCGGAACGCGCGCAGGGCAAGAGGCGTGCAGTACTACTCCGCGCTGCGCAGCGCCGAGGCGATCCGCAGATCGGAGGTTTCGCTCCTGCTCGTGGATGCGGTCGAGGGGCTCGTCTCCGGGGACCTGCAGATCGCGCGCCAGATACAGGAGGCTGGCAGGGCCTTCGGCGTGCTAGTCAACAAGCGGGACCTCGTCCCGCAGGAGAGGATAAAAGAGATCGAACGAACGCTCGAGGTACGCATGACCGACCTCAAGCCGCCGGTGAGGGCGCTCTCCGCGCTCGAAGGCAGCGGGCTCGAGGGGGTGTACGAGCTCGCCCTCGGGTTGCACCGGGCTTACGGTCTCAGGGTGCCGACCCACGAGGTCGCGGAGTTCGTCCGGGAGCTCACCGCGAAGAACCCGCCGCCGCGGAGGGTGAAGGTGCGCTTCGCCCTGCAGACCGGCGAGCGGCCGCCGGAGTTCACCCTTTTCGCCACCAGGCCGAAGGACATTCCCGACAGCTACGTCCGCTATCTCAAGAACGCCTTCAGGGAACGCTACGGGCTCTGGGGGGTGGGCTTCAGGCTCAGGCTGCGCTCCAGCAGATGA
- a CDS encoding prenyltransferase/squalene oxidase repeat-containing protein yields MMEEAKIEPHSLVEAQQRAFDFLESHRRPDGSWVGEMSSSALATAISCLALSLHPDAAPEGAVERGLGWLAADQNPDGGWGDGVVDPSNMNATSLTAAVLSMCAPGEYEEEIRAAREWVDRHGGFEAINDPSRVTLSGPCRSLWALCGFVRWEEIRKLPTEMILLPRRIRRTVSTTFPAFLSLSMMHEHFRPAPGFWQPVKSRARREALGWLRKAQGPNGSYEESAFLTSLIVVALTQAEVGATDILGRALPFIRESQREDGSWPIDRDLENFDSAQAVFAYHAAGRPVPRAGELRRWFLAGQFRKPFFATSSPPGGWAWALPAGWPDSDDTAYALKALRLLGVSPDHEAIRLGLSWCYAMQNRDGSWPTFVRNSRMPFDHDDPYITSQILSAFSMMGKEVREGRRARRALRYLREKQHEDGSFDSLWFRAYTRGTANVLEALVDLGLARDEMAQKAARWLATHQNDDGGWSDGHGEAPSTAEETSWAVGALLRYDPVRHRREIERGVRWLIDRQRPDGGWDPAVIGLYYASLSYSNSFYALTYPLIALSRYRRRVLEG; encoded by the coding sequence ATGATGGAGGAAGCAAAGATCGAACCCCACTCGCTCGTCGAGGCCCAGCAGCGGGCCTTCGATTTCCTCGAGTCACACCGCAGACCGGATGGCTCTTGGGTGGGCGAGATGTCCTCCTCGGCCCTCGCCACCGCCATCTCCTGCCTCGCCCTGAGCCTGCATCCGGACGCCGCCCCGGAGGGGGCCGTCGAACGCGGGCTCGGGTGGCTCGCCGCCGACCAGAACCCGGACGGGGGCTGGGGGGATGGCGTCGTGGATCCCTCCAACATGAACGCGACGAGCCTCACGGCCGCAGTGCTCTCGATGTGTGCGCCGGGTGAGTACGAGGAGGAGATACGCGCCGCGCGGGAGTGGGTGGATCGGCACGGGGGTTTCGAAGCCATAAACGACCCGTCCAGGGTCACCCTGAGCGGTCCCTGCCGCTCGCTCTGGGCGCTCTGCGGGTTCGTTCGCTGGGAGGAGATAAGGAAGCTCCCGACGGAGATGATCCTGCTGCCCCGCCGCATCCGGCGCACGGTCTCCACCACCTTCCCCGCCTTCCTGAGCCTCTCGATGATGCACGAGCACTTCCGGCCCGCGCCGGGGTTCTGGCAGCCGGTGAAGAGCAGGGCGAGGAGGGAGGCGCTCGGCTGGCTGAGGAAGGCGCAGGGGCCCAACGGTTCCTACGAGGAGTCGGCCTTCCTGACCTCGCTCATCGTGGTCGCGCTCACCCAGGCCGAGGTGGGGGCGACGGACATCTTGGGCCGGGCGCTGCCCTTCATCCGCGAGAGCCAGAGGGAGGACGGCTCCTGGCCGATAGACCGGGACCTCGAGAACTTCGACTCGGCCCAGGCCGTCTTCGCCTACCACGCGGCCGGACGCCCGGTCCCGCGCGCGGGTGAGCTCAGGCGGTGGTTTCTCGCGGGCCAGTTCAGGAAACCTTTCTTCGCGACCTCTTCGCCGCCCGGCGGATGGGCCTGGGCGCTCCCTGCGGGGTGGCCGGATTCCGACGACACCGCCTACGCGCTGAAGGCCCTGAGGCTCCTGGGCGTGTCTCCGGACCACGAGGCGATCAGGCTCGGGCTGAGCTGGTGCTACGCCATGCAGAACAGAGACGGCTCGTGGCCCACGTTCGTGCGCAACTCCAGGATGCCCTTCGACCACGACGACCCCTACATAACCTCCCAGATCCTCTCGGCCTTCTCGATGATGGGAAAAGAGGTCAGGGAGGGCCGGCGCGCCAGGCGGGCGCTCCGCTACCTGAGGGAGAAACAGCACGAGGACGGGAGCTTCGATTCGCTGTGGTTCAGGGCCTACACCCGCGGCACGGCGAACGTGCTGGAGGCGCTGGTGGACCTGGGGCTCGCCCGGGACGAGATGGCGCAGAAGGCCGCGCGCTGGCTCGCGACGCACCAGAACGACGACGGTGGCTGGTCCGACGGTCATGGTGAGGCCCCCTCGACGGCGGAGGAGACGTCGTGGGCGGTGGGTGCTCTGCTCCGCTACGATCCGGTGCGCCACCGGCGCGAGATAGAGCGCGGGGTGAGGTGGCTGATCGACCGCCAGCGTCCCGACGGCGGATGGGACCCGGCCGTGATCGGTCTCTACTACGCCTCGCTCTCCTACTCCAACTCCTTCTACGCGCTCACCTACCCCCTGATCGCGCTCTCCCGCTACCGCAGGAGGGTACTCGAGGGATGA
- a CDS encoding MerR family transcriptional regulator: MTAQGDGSREKYTIGEVVEQLRPEFPTLSVSKIRYLERRRLLSLSRTRGGYRLFSRRDVELLRYILKLQDEEYLPLKVIKERIDRGEPFYSSQDSPDGLSRLAEDRTYTREELAETVEVEPPFVDELASLGVIGRNGDLKQRDVEIVRMAREMAKYGIQPRHLRGIMAAVEREAAMFKQILNPDLRSGDEARIAEAMHKARHLAGVDSRLKELMMASIIESFAP; the protein is encoded by the coding sequence ATGACAGCGCAGGGCGACGGAAGCAGAGAGAAGTACACCATCGGTGAGGTGGTTGAGCAGCTGAGGCCCGAGTTCCCGACGCTCTCGGTGAGCAAGATACGATACCTGGAGCGCCGGAGGCTGCTCTCGCTCTCACGCACCCGCGGTGGCTACAGGCTCTTCTCCCGCAGAGACGTGGAGCTCTTGCGCTACATCCTGAAGCTGCAGGACGAAGAGTACCTGCCGCTCAAGGTCATCAAGGAACGCATAGACAGGGGAGAGCCCTTCTACTCCTCACAGGACTCGCCGGACGGTCTCTCCCGGCTCGCCGAAGACCGCACCTACACCCGGGAGGAGCTCGCGGAGACCGTGGAGGTGGAGCCGCCTTTCGTCGACGAACTGGCCAGTCTGGGCGTCATCGGCAGAAACGGCGACCTCAAGCAGCGCGACGTGGAGATCGTGCGCATGGCCCGCGAGATGGCCAAATACGGCATCCAGCCCCGCCACCTGCGCGGCATCATGGCCGCCGTCGAGCGGGAGGCCGCCATGTTCAAGCAGATCCTCAACCCCGATCTTCGCAGCGGCGACGAGGCCCGTATCGCCGAGGCCATGCACAAGGCGCGGCACCTCGCCGGGGTTGACTCGCGCCTGAAGGAGCTCATGATGGCGAGTATCATAGAGTCGTTCGCGCCTTGA